CGGCCTCGGTCCTGCCGTGCTTCTGGTAGAGGGAGAGCGCTTTGAGCGTCGGCTCGTCGCTGGCCACAAACAGAACCGCCGGCGCGCTGTCGGATCCGTTGACGTGTTCGGTCCAGGCACCGCCAGGCACCGCGAACGTGTCGAACTGTTCCCAGTCGATCCGGGTGCCGTCGATGATGCTGTGTCCGCTGCCTTCGATGGGCGCGCACAGCAGGCTCGCGTTCTGCTTCATCGGCCGCGTCTTTTCACCGGGACGCAGCATCTGGGCAAAGAAGGTGATGGTCTTGAAGACCGGCAGGCCGTTTGTCGGATCGACGTATTCGATGGTGATGGCCTCATAGGGATCGCCGTCCCAGTCGCGGAAACTCTCCAGAAGTTCGCGCATCATCTCCCAGCGGTAGACGTACATGGGCGAAGCGTTGCCCGTGCCGCGGTGATGGCTGACAAAGCGCGGCCGGAGGCCACCTTGGCCATAGATGTGCTGGCTGTAGTCGGATGGGAACCGCTCGGACTGCACTTCCTTGCGCACCCGCTCGCCTTCCTCTTCTTCCGTGTAGTCATGCTCGAAATAGGTCGCATTCAGCGTTTCGACCAGGGGCAGGTCCAGGACGCTCAAATTGATCGCCGGTTCGTCGCCCTGGTTGCCGTGGTTGTGCCAGGTGTCGTGGGGCGTCAGCACCATGTCGCCGGGGCCAAAGGTGATGTTCTCGCCCTCGACGCCGGTGAAGTTCATGGTGCCGGTCAGGCCGAAACGGATGGCGTTGGGCGAGTGGCGGTGCGGCGGCATGATCTCGTTGGGATCGTTCAATCGGTAGGCCGTGTACATGGTTGAGACCGACGCGCGGCGTGGCGCC
The window above is part of the Pseudomonadota bacterium genome. Proteins encoded here:
- a CDS encoding cupin domain-containing protein — protein: MSTQSSDTRQDNLQSALDALHEDVERLSMAPFWAVDTSANHDEDRQVQDKKKAIPHVWRYKDQIEPLLYRSAELITTQSSERRSLILVNPGLAPRRASVSTMYTAYRLNDPNEIMPPHRHSPNAIRFGLTGTMNFTGVEGENITFGPGDMVLTPHDTWHNHGNQGDEPAINLSVLDLPLVETLNATYFEHDYTEEEEGERVRKEVQSERFPSDYSQHIYGQGGLRPRFVSHHRGTGNASPMYVYRWEMMRELLESFRDWDGDPYEAITIEYVDPTNGLPVFKTITFFAQMLRPGEKTRPMKQNASLLCAPIEGSGHSIIDGTRIDWEQFDTFAVPGGAWTEHVNGSDSAPAVLFVASDEPTLKALSLYQKHGRTEAGDIVRLA